From a region of the Bacteroidia bacterium genome:
- a CDS encoding 4-hydroxy-tetrahydrodipicolinate synthase gives MRKAPDLTGTGVAIVTPFKAKGKVDYKGLKNVLEHIIRGGVEYVVVLGTTGESATLDKEEKKEVLSFIVEKTMGRVPVVAGIGGNHTTEVIKGFSSLPLKGVSAILSVSPYYNKPNQRGIYAHYKALAGESPLPLILYNVPGRTAMNLTAETTLKIAHDFPNIIATKEASGNLEQVMSIIKHKPKNFKVISGDDNLTLPMIACGAEGVISVVANAYPNVFSEMVRQALKNNYSKARDLHYKLTDITGLLFADGSPGGVKAALEMLGICRSDVRLPLVKISDHVQRMLKKQMETIK, from the coding sequence ATGAGAAAAGCTCCAGACCTGACCGGAACCGGCGTAGCCATAGTAACCCCGTTTAAAGCAAAGGGAAAGGTGGATTATAAGGGATTGAAAAATGTGCTGGAACATATTATCCGGGGTGGAGTAGAGTATGTGGTAGTGCTTGGCACCACCGGTGAATCAGCAACGCTGGACAAGGAGGAAAAGAAGGAAGTACTTTCTTTTATTGTGGAAAAAACGATGGGGAGAGTCCCTGTTGTGGCAGGTATTGGAGGAAATCATACGACCGAAGTAATCAAAGGCTTTTCTTCCCTCCCTCTTAAAGGAGTTTCAGCCATACTGTCGGTTTCTCCCTACTATAATAAACCTAATCAGAGAGGAATCTATGCGCATTACAAAGCACTGGCCGGAGAATCTCCGTTGCCTTTGATCCTCTATAATGTGCCCGGTAGAACAGCCATGAATCTCACAGCCGAAACCACCCTGAAGATTGCGCATGATTTTCCGAACATTATCGCAACGAAAGAGGCTTCCGGTAATCTGGAGCAGGTCATGAGTATCATAAAACACAAGCCTAAAAACTTTAAAGTGATATCCGGCGACGATAATCTCACCCTTCCTATGATTGCCTGCGGAGCAGAAGGTGTGATTTCCGTTGTAGCCAATGCCTATCCGAACGTCTTTTCAGAGATGGTACGCCAGGCGCTTAAAAATAATTACAGCAAAGCCAGGGATCTGCATTACAAACTGACAGATATTACAGGTCTTTTATTTGCAGACGGTTCGCCCGGAGGGGTGAAGGCTGCATTGGAGATGTTGGGCATTTGCAGATCAGATGTAAGACTGCCCCTGGTCAAAATATCCGACCATGTACAAAGGATGCTTAAGAAGCAAATGGAAACCATAAAATGA
- a CDS encoding DUF167 domain-containing protein, translated as MRLTVHAKPGARKNEVEYLEDGSVRVWLRSGPVDGKANKELIEYLSQILGTPKRNVRIHTGSAGRYKLMDIDLEEKEVKEILEAYRVPKP; from the coding sequence ATGAGACTGACCGTACATGCCAAGCCCGGCGCAAGAAAAAATGAGGTTGAATACCTCGAAGACGGATCTGTAAGGGTGTGGTTGCGCTCCGGTCCTGTAGACGGAAAAGCAAATAAAGAGTTGATTGAATACCTTTCCCAGATACTTGGTACGCCCAAACGGAACGTCCGCATCCATACCGGTTCTGCAGGAAGATATAAATTGATGGACATAGATCTTGAGGAGAAAGAGGTGAAGGAAATCCTTGAAGCTTACCGCGTTCCTAAGCCCTGA
- the wcaF gene encoding colanic acid biosynthesis acetyltransferase WcaF, with protein MQRSDLSSYSNSWYSPGAGIVTRSLWYLIHAAFFNSAYPFGRVRVFWLRAFGAKVGKGVVVKPHVKIKYPWRLKIGNYCWIGEEVWIDNLENVIIGDHVCISQGAMLLTGNHNYTKPTFDLMVNGITLEDGVWIGAQSLVAPGVTCKSHSVLSVKSVAVNDLDAYGIYHGNPAVKVKERIIV; from the coding sequence GTGCAACGTTCCGATCTCTCCAGTTACAGTAATTCCTGGTACTCTCCAGGAGCTGGAATTGTAACGCGTTCACTTTGGTACCTGATCCATGCTGCATTCTTTAACTCCGCATACCCCTTCGGTCGTGTCAGGGTTTTCTGGCTGCGTGCTTTCGGGGCAAAAGTGGGAAAAGGTGTGGTTGTGAAACCTCATGTGAAGATAAAATATCCCTGGCGATTAAAGATCGGGAATTATTGCTGGATCGGAGAAGAGGTATGGATCGACAATCTGGAGAACGTGATCATCGGCGATCATGTTTGCATTTCACAGGGCGCTATGCTCCTCACCGGAAATCACAATTATACGAAGCCAACATTCGACCTTATGGTAAATGGGATCACGCTTGAAGATGGGGTATGGATAGGAGCCCAGTCGTTGGTTGCCCCCGGCGTTACATGTAAAAGCCACAGTGTGCTTTCGGTCAAATCTGTTGCGGTGAACGACCTCGATGCTTATGGTATTTATCATGGTAATCCGGCTGTCAAAGTAAAAGAACGCATTATTGTCTGA
- a CDS encoding glycosyltransferase — protein sequence MKISVITVCYNSAKTLGDTLQSVVSQDHDNKEYIVVDGGSSDQSLQIIQSFGTKINRFVSEKDNGLYDALNKGIGLATGEVISILHSDDRFAHGHVLSDVADAFNKNNCESLYGDLDYMDGSMQKVVRKWRSGPYNRSRFLSGWMPPHPAFFLKRSAYENFGTFNTAFTISADYELMLRMLYKNKVSSFHLPAVLVKMRVGGKSNVSIRNRVNANQEDRKAWEVNGIQPRWYTLTIKPLRKLGQFF from the coding sequence TTGAAGATCTCTGTTATAACAGTTTGCTATAATTCTGCTAAAACCTTAGGAGACACGCTCCAGTCTGTTGTATCGCAGGATCACGACAATAAGGAATACATTGTTGTAGATGGCGGGTCGTCAGATCAAAGCCTGCAAATCATTCAGAGCTTTGGCACTAAGATCAATCGTTTTGTTTCTGAAAAAGACAACGGCCTGTATGATGCGTTGAATAAGGGAATAGGCCTGGCCACCGGAGAGGTGATCTCCATCCTTCATTCCGACGACAGGTTTGCTCATGGACATGTACTCAGCGATGTAGCGGATGCATTTAACAAAAACAACTGCGAGAGTTTGTATGGCGACCTGGATTACATGGACGGATCCATGCAGAAGGTGGTTCGGAAATGGAGAAGTGGTCCATACAATCGCTCGCGCTTTTTATCCGGCTGGATGCCCCCGCATCCTGCATTTTTTCTGAAACGTTCTGCTTATGAAAATTTCGGGACTTTCAATACAGCATTTACCATTTCAGCGGATTACGAGTTGATGCTCCGGATGCTCTATAAAAACAAGGTAAGCAGCTTTCATTTGCCAGCCGTGTTGGTAAAGATGAGAGTAGGAGGGAAGAGCAATGTCTCTATCAGGAACCGGGTTAATGCCAATCAGGAAGATCGAAAAGCCTGGGAGGTGAATGGTATTCAGCCGCGATGGTATACGCTTACAATAAAACCACTAAGAAAACTGGGGCAGTTCTTTTAG